The DNA region ACTGCGAAGAGGGCTGCACCGCCAAGAGCGATGCCCGCAATAAAGCGCTTCCTCATGATGAACTCCGTAGTAAGTGAATGCTCCAAGTGCACCAGCGGCGTATGAAGCCACCGGGTGCGCGATGGTGAAGATTCCGTGAAGCGCGACGCGGCGGTCGGGTGCGGATGCCGACAAAAGTGAGACAGGGCAGCACGGGACGACACCTAGGCTGTCCCCATGTGGATGGATATCCGCCTTGCGACAGGCGAGGATGCGCATCGTGTGGCGTCGTTCTTGACCGAGCTCCACGAGACGCGACACGGGATCGGTTCCGCGGGTTCGCTCGAAATACCTCAGCGCCTTGTTGCCGGGCTCCTCGCAGATGACGAAGCGCTCACGGTTTTCATTTCTGAGAGTACGGGTGCCCTTCAAGGGGTGGCTGCCGTTCGGCATGCCATCACCGACGGGGCCTGCGAGCTGTTTGCCATTCAGGCCAACGACAGTGTGCGAGGCCGAGGGGTCGCTCAGACCCTTTTGAGGCACCTGGTCGAGAACTGTGCGTCGCGTGGCGGCGACATGCTGACGACTTCGGTTCCCTCTTCGGACGTGCGCGCGCGCGGTTTCTTGAGGCGCGACGGCTTTATCGCGGCGGCGGACGAACTCGCGACGGCGTCGCCCGTGGACGATGCGGTCATCATGTACGCGCTCGACGTCGAGGCGGCGCTCGCGCGAGTCACGAGGCCGGGCGAACATGCGGGCCCGACCGACTCCTAGCGGCCGGGCGCTCTGTAGCAGGCACAGGACCGTCGGTCGTGCGCGAGAGCGCGGCGCCACGTAGCGTGGAGCCATGAACAGTTCCTCGCCCCCGTTTTCGGCAGAGCAAATCCGCATGGGCACCCCCGACGGTCATACCCTCGACATCGTCACCACCCGCGAGGGCGAGGTGGTCGACAGGCGTCGGACCATCTACTTCGACCCGGACGAGACCTCGGTGTCGATGCGCCTGGCTCCGCTGAGTGACGCCGGTGTGCTGGACGCGGAGGCGATGGAGGCGCGCACCACATGGGCGGACCTGCGTGATCACGCGGTCTATCCCGAGGAAACCACCACGGTGACCGAGGAGACCATCGACACCCCGTTGGGGAGCCTCGCCTGCACGCGCTACGACGTGGCGAGTGGGGAGACGACCTTGGCGTATTGGTTTGCCGCTACACACCCGGGGATGCCCGTGCGTTCCGCGACCCTCAGCGACGGGGTTGAGGTCGAGGTGACGACCGTCGTCGCGATTTCGAGGACCGTGGCAGAAGGAAAGAGCTAGGAGAGGACGACTCCGGCATCGGCCACGCCCCACGCTGCCAGTGCCTTCCAACCTGCTGCGGAGTGGCCGTCCTCATCGATCCCCGCCAGCAGGGTCGCATAGGCCACGCCCTCCGCCCGAATTCTCGCGACCGTGGCCGCCGACAGCGACCCTTGGAACGTTGCCCCGCCTGCCCCGCCTCCCGCGTCTGCGTAAGAGCGGGCGAGGTCATCGAAGAGCTCGTCGCCCACCAGCGTGAGGGCCTGGCCCAAGTCGGCGGCGGGGTCGCCGGCGGCGGCGTCGCCCCAGTCCAACAGTCCGCTGAGGCGTCCCCCTGTGGTGATGACGTTTCGCCCATGAATGTCGAGGTGCGCCCAGGTCACCGGGCCCGGCTCCCGGAGAGCCCCGTCCCGAAAGATCGCGCGCGCCACCTCGGGGTGCACCGCGTCGCCGAAGCGCGCCACCAGGACCTCCAGCTGAAGGTCCAGCCGCTCCGCCCTTGATGTCAATGGAATCGATCGGTAGGGGTTGCGTGGCGCGTCGCGTGGCGCGGCCACGTGCACCTGAGCGAGCGCTTGTCCCAGGTCTCGCGCACCATCGGCGCTCAGCGGGGCGTCGTATGCGACCGTTCCTTGGAGCCATGTCACCACGGACCATCGCCACGGGTAGTCGGCTTCGGGCTCGCCGATCCGTACCGGTCGCGGTATGGGGAACGTCCACTCGGCACTGATTTTGGGCAACCACTCGAATTCGGTGACGACGAGCGTCGCGCCCAGTTTGCGTCGCGGAAGACGCACGGCGAGGTCGTCTCCGAGCCGAATGGTGACGTTGTCCCAGCCCTCGTGGCGCGAGCCGAGTGGCAGCCCCGCCAGGTCGGGAAACTGAGAGTGAAGCAATGCCGCGACCAGGGCGTCGTCGATCGGCACTTCGGCAGGAGGCGTGGCGTCGCTGATCACCCTGCCCACTCTATGGTTGTGCGCCGCGGTCGAGGGCTGGCGTGACGTCCGCGAGTTGTCACGGCACACTTGACCCATGAGCACCGACATCCCCGACCGCAAGCGCTTCAATAACACCATCAAGTACCAGCGCGAATTGTTCGCGGCGCTGCCCGAGGGCGCGCGCACCGCGCTCGACCTTGGATGCGGTGAGGGGCTCGCGGCGCGCACGCTCGCGGCGGCAGGGCTCAGCGTCGTGGGCGTCGATGCCGATGCCCCCAGCATTGACCGTGCCCGGGCGCAAGACACCCAAGGAATCACGTACATCGTTGGCGACGTCCTCACCACGGAGATCGAGCCGGCGGACGTGGTCTATTCGGGAGTGATGTTGCACCACATCGACCTGCGTGAGGGGCTCGAGCGTTTCCGGTCCCTGGTGGCGCCCGGCGGCGTTCTGCTCATCGTCGGTACTGCACGCAACACGTGGCGAGACCTTCCCCGCGAGTTTGCCGCATCCGTCATCGATAAGGCGTTCGCCCTGGTCAAGGGAGTGTGGCGACACGGCTCACCTGAGGTGTGGCCGCCGCCGCACACGTACCGCGAGGTCGAGCGCGCCGCCGCAGAACTTCTGCCGGGATCCGAGTACAAGCAGCAGATGCTGTGGCGCTACACGATCAGGTGGGACGCGCCGCCCGCCTCCTGAGAGGCGTGCGGCTGCGCAGGTGGCGCCTTACTCTCTGACCCCTCGCTAGGAGATGGACGACGCCATTCTTCGCACGCCCTCTTCGAGGAGGTCGGGGCGGGTCGCAATATTGAGCCGCACGTGTCCCGCCCCGCCGGTGCCGAAGGTCGGACCCGAGTTGAGGGCAACGCGCCCGCGTTCCAGGAAGACGGCCGCGGGGTCGTCGCCAAGGCCGAGTGCGGTGCAGTCGAGCCAAGCCAAGTAGGTTGCCTCGGGAATCCGGTAGCCGACGGTCGGCAGGTGTGTGGCGAGGAGTTCGCCCAACAGCTTCCTGTTGGCGTCCAGGCCCGCCATGACGGCGTCGAGCCACGGCCCGCCCTCGCGATATGCGGCCGTCTGGGCGATCGCGCCAAAGTGTGTGGGCCAGTGGTGGGCGCCAGCCTTGAAAGTGTCTAGCTTCGCCGACGCGTCGGCGCCGAAGACGAGTACCGCGCCGGGGAAGGCCGCGAGGTTCCAGGCCTTGGATGCCGAATGGAGCGCCATGCCCGTGGGGTCAACCGACGCATACGGGATGAACTCTCCACCCGGGTACACGAGGGGGGCGTGAATCTCATCGGAGACGACGGTGGCGCCGTGGCGGGCGGCGACGCCGGAGAGGGTCTCAAGTTCGGTACGAGTGTGCAGCGTTCCGCCCGGGTTGTGTGGATTGCACAGCAACACGGCGACGCCGGGAGCGCCGGCGGCCGTCGCGGCCCCAAGCGCGGCGTCGATCGTCTCCGGGTCGAGCCTCATCTCGGCGGTGAGCAGCGCCTCGACCACCGTGAGGCCAGCCTCGCGCAAGTATGAGTAGAACGGCGGGTAGACGGGCGAGGTGACGACGACGGTGCCGCCTGGCCCGGCTGCGAGGAGCAGGGCGTCGGTATAGCCGGGAATGACGCCCGACACGGGGCGGACCGACGCGGCATCGAGGCCGGGCCACGACCATCGGGCGCTCGCGAAGTCGACGAAAGACTCGACGAACGGAGTCGATCCCGGGTACCCCGTGTCGCCGTTTCGGATGGCACTCTCGAGCGCCTCCCTGATCGGGTCGGCGAGGTCGACGTCCATCTCGGCCACCCACAGGGGCAGCACGTCCGCGTCATAGCGCTGCCACTTGATGGACGTGCGTTCGCGTAGTCGCTCGTAGGGAACTTGAGTGAGGGGATTCGCCAGCTGCATGCGTCCAGTCTGGCACGCTCTGCGCAGTGGTTAGCGGGGGAGTGTGGTCTCGGACTCGGGCTCTTCGGAGAAGGCGTAGTCGCGCCAGGTGGAGTATTGCTGGGGATTTTCGACGCGGTCCGTGCGGAACGAGACGTCGGTTTCGGGCGTGAGGGACTGGGATTCTGGGTTTTGCATGGGGGAAGGGGGTCCTTTCGTCGGTGCCGCGGGTAGCGGCATCGCCGTCAGTCAGGCTGTGCTCCGGGTATGGGCGCGCGCCTACGAACTGCTGTTTGTTGGATGTGACAACAATCATAAGGCCTTCGGGACGTTTTCGCCAGGCGAATGAGTGTGAGGTACGTCACACTGCAAACGGGCGCTTCCCATTTGAGGCACGCATTTCCGGGTGCCGCGGGCGCGCCTTGCGCATCCGCTAAGGGGACCGCAATTGTGACAAAAGTTCCTCGTAGCGATCCGACGATTCAGACATGCGCTCGATGACTCCAAGCCGCAACGCGCCCGTGCGGGTGACGTCGTCCGGATACATGTGCGTGCTCACGACCACGGTGCCCTCCGGGGTCGCGTGGAACTCCGTCGTGAGGACCGTGGGGAGTTCGGGAAACAGTTCCGAGGTGTACGACTGGACCGTCCGAACGAGCGGCACCACTTCCGTGAAGACGCCATAGAAGCTGAACTCGTTGCCCTCGGGGTCGCGCTGCGAGATTCGCCAGTGGCCACCCTGGATCGGGTCGATCTCGACAATGGGATTGATGTAGCCCTTTGGTCGCCACCACTGCGCCACATACAGGGCCTCGAACCGCACCGTCCATGCTCGCTCTACGGAGTGGAGGATCGCTTCCCGCATGATGATCGCTGGCGACTCAGCGGGCAGCGAGAACTCACGCCTCATGTGGCCGTCCTCGCGCCGCTATCCTCAGACCCAAGCGTGGCGTGGCACGCGTCGGTAGTCAAGGTTCCCCTGCGCGAGGATCGTCACCCGTTCCCACGTGCACCGAGTCCGGCGCGACAAGCAGATTTGCTCTGCGAATCTCCCCCTGGCGGCCCGCGTTAGCTCCGCGCCGCGCCGCCAACGACGTGCGCCACGAAGGCCGCAGCCGCTCGCGCTGGCGCGGCCTGGTCGACGCTGAGGAACAGCGAGGGTTCCGTCAATTCGAGTTCGAGCACGACGGGCCCCGATGCCGTCGGCAGGAGGTCGACGCGTGCGTAGGCGATGTCGCCCCCGCCCTCGACGAGCGTGGGCAGCGCGGCGACGATGGCATCGGCGAGCGACCGTTCGTCCGCCGTTGCCGTCGCCGACACGATCTCCTCGTCTGCGTAGAGGCCCGTGCTCCATTCCATGGCGCGCGACAGGATGGGGGCCTTGCGCGCCGCGTGAGAGAACTCACCGCCCACGTAGACAAGCGCCGTCTCGCCCAGGGTGTCCACCTTGTCGAGGTAGGGCTGGATCATCGCTGTCTTGCCCGCGGCGTGGAGCGCCGCAACATGCGTCAGCGCAACATCGGCGTCGTCCCTGATGAGGGTCGCTCCCTTGGAGCCGGCGCCGACGGTGGGTTTCACGACGATGCGGCCGGCGAGCGCGGCTTCAGGCGCCACCTGACCGGGGGCGACGTACACGGTGGGCACGACGGCGAAGCCCCCGCGTTCGAGCTGGGCGAGGTACCGCTTGTCGGTATTCCAGCGGATCACGGACAGGGGATTGATGAGACGCGTCAAGGAGTCCACGCGCTCGGCCCACACCAGGAAGTCTTCGAGATGGTCCGTGTAGTTCCACGTGGAACGGACAATCGCGGCGTCGTACGACGCCCAATCAACGGTCTCGTCCTCCCACGCGATAAGGGCCGCGCCAGGGACGAGCGGAAGCAGCAGTTGCTCATCGATGTCAGGGTGCGGCAGCTCACGAGAGGTCACGAACGCGATGCGCGGGCTCATGTGCGCCACAGTAGCGCGCGCTGTCCTTACGTTTGCCACACAGCCTTCCGCATAGCGTCGGTTCGGATGCTCTACTAGGGAAGGACACCTCACGTGTTCAGCAAGACGATAGCGATGGCCAGCGTGGCGGGACTCGCACTGGTGCTCAGTGGCTGCAGCTCGCAGACAACCAACTCCGGAATTGCCAACCTCGGCAATGCCAAGGCCGGCCCGACGGCCGCCGCCAAGCCCAAGGGCAGTGCCGAGGACCAAGCGATCGCCTTCGCGCAATGCATGCGCGACAACGGAGTCGACTTCCCAGACCCCACAGTTGACGCGCAAGGAAACCCCAGCTTCGCGAACGCGTTCAAGCAGAGCCAATCCGGCGGCTTTAAACCCGGCGACACAAGTTTCAGGACCGCGATGACCGCCTGCCAGAGCCTCGCGAGTGGTTTGCAGATCGGCGGGGGTGGCGGCAACTTTGACTCGCAGGCCATGACCGATGCCCTCTACTCATACACGCAGTGCCTGCGCGACCAAGGCCTCGACGTGGGTGACATCACCCTGGGCTCGGGGCGGCCCGGCGGAGGGGGTGCGCCGGGTGCTGGCGGGACAACCTCTGGCGGGACGTCCTCGGGCTCGAACGCCGCTCCGCCGTCCGCAGCGCCCGGTGATGGGCAGGCTCCCGCTGGCGTGCGCGGCGGAGGATTCAACAACACCGACCGCTTCGCCACACAGTTGGGCCAAGACCCGACCAGCCCCGCGTGGATCGCGGCCAATAAGGTATGCCAGCCCGTCCTCACGAAGGCCATGACGAGTGCGCGCGGTGGCGCCGCCGGATCCACCGCAACTGCGCCTAGCGGAACGGGAACCGGCGCGTGACCGACCTCATCGAGGCCCCCGTCGCGGGGCCGACGCTTCAGGACGTCGCCGCGCTTGTCGGTGGCCAGCGCACCAAGGTGCGCAGGACAGCAGCGATTGCGGCCGTCATCGGTCTCGCGCTGGGTGCGGGAGGAGTGGTGGCGGCGACTCAGCTCGGCAAGTCGACCCCTGCACAGGCGCGCACCTCGGTGGCGCTGCAGACCGTCGCTGCGAAGTCCCAGGACGTCAATTTGTACACGGAATACGCGGGCACGCTGGGTTATGGAACTGCGGTCGGTGTTGTCACGAGGGGGTCAGGAGTTCTCACGTCCGTTCCAGCGGTGGGCACCGATCTCAAGCGAGGCCAGGTCGCTTTCAGTATCGACGAGCAGCCAGTCGCACTCATGTATGGCGACCTGCCAGCGTGGCGCACCCTGTCGACGGCGTCCACACCCGGCCCCGACATCCTGCAGCTCGAGACCAATCTCGCGGCGCTGGGATACGGCACGAATATGACCGTTGACGACACGTTCACGGCGGTCACGGCCGCGAACCTCAAGGCGTTCGAGACCGCCATCGGCGAGTCCAATCCCGACGGCATCTTGGACCCAGGCGAGGTCGTCTTCTCGCAGGGCCCCATTCGTGTCGACAGCGTCCTCACGCGCGGCACAACGGTTTCGGCGGGGACGAGCGTCGTCACGGCGGCGTTGCTCGAGCACGCGCAGGACACCGTCACCAATGACGTCGTGACGACCGCCACCACGCCCACGCAGGCGGTGACGTTCACCATCCCCACGACCGACCAGGGAACCTTCAAGGTGGGCGACTCCGTCCAGGTGGTCCAGGCGGACTCCAGCACGGCCGCCGGCACGGTGAGCACGCTCAGCGAAATTCCGCGTCGGAATGGATCGGGGCCCAATGCCAGCCTCGTTCTTGACGTGACCGTGGCAATCACCACCGTCCCCGCTGGGGGCCTCATAGAGGGTCCCGCCAACGTGGACGTCACCAACAGCGTACAAAAGGGCCTCACCATGGTCCCCTTGCGCGCTTTGGTCGCTCTCGAAGGCGGCGGCTTCGCGGTATCGGTCGTTGGTAGCACCGGCGCGAGCAGCTACGTCGCCGTCCAAACCGGCGTGTTCCAAGACGGTTGGGTCCAGGTCACAGGCAAGGTTTCACCGGGAGACAAGGTTCAGGTGCCCGCATGACCGAGGTCCTCGAGTTGGCCGATGTCGTCAAGTCCTACCCGGGTCATCCCCCAGTCCATGCGCTAGCCGGAGTCAGCCTCACGGTCCATGAGGGAGAGCTTGTGGGCATCGTGGGCCCGTCGGGGTCGGGCAAGTCGACGCTGCTCCACATCATCGGCACGCTTGATCGGCCCTCATCGGGCGTCGTGACGATCGGCGGCCACGTCGTATCGACGATGTCGGACAGGCGGCTCTCGGCCGCGAGATCGAGCCTGATCGGCTTCGTCTTCCAGCAGTTCCACCTGATTCCCTCGATGACGGCGCTCGACAACGTCGCAACTGGCTTGCTCTACACGGGCGCCAACCTGACTGAGAGGCGATTCAAGGCGTTTGAGGCGCTACAGCGCGTCGGCCTCGCCCATCGCCTCACCCACTTGCCGAGCGAACTGTCGGGGGGGGAGCGGCAGCGCGTCGCCATCGCGCGAGCCCTCGTCAACAAGCCAGCGATCATCCTGGCCGACGAGCCGACGGGAAACCTCGATACCCATACCGGCGAGCAAATCATGGGCCTCTTCCATGACCTCAACGCCCAAGGAGCGACGATTCTCGTCATCACCCACGACCGCGAACTCGCCGAAGGCTTGCCCCGTCAGGTTCACATCAGGGACGGCCGCCTCGAGTCGGACTCGGCAGCGACGGTGGCCGCATGAGCGTCGTCGTCGTCCGGGAGGAGCCGGCCCCTGCCGTCGACCTCGGTCGGAGCAGGGTGCGCCTAGGGGATCTCGCCGCCGTTGCCGCGTCGGCGATGAGCTCACGGCGCATGCGCACACTCCTGTCCGCACTCGGGGTCACGATCGGCATCGCCTCGATGGTGGCCGTGCTCGGACTCTCCGACTCGAGTCGCGCGGATCTCCAGACGCAGATCGGCAAGCTCGGGACTAACCTCCTGACGATCCAGGCCGGTTCCGGCTTTGGTGCAGGCGACGCGACGCTTCCCGACGATGTCACGACGGCGATCGCCCGCATCGGTCCAATCGAGAACGTCACAGGGGTGGTAACCCTGACCGATCCCGTATTGCGCAACTCCGAGGTAAATGTCGACGCCACCGGCGGCGTGCAGGCCGTTGCCGCCGACCTCAACCTGCTCGCTACCCTCAACTCATCGGTTGCGGACGGAGTGTGGCTCAACGCGGCCACGTCCGATTACCCCGCGGTGGTTCTGGGCGCGACTGCGGCGCAACGGTTGGGCGTGACGACCGCCGCGGACGGACAGCAGATCCTCATCGGCGGCAAGCGCTTCACCGTCGTGGGAATTCTCAATCCCTTCCCTCTTGCGGCGGACCTGGATCGCTCCGCGATCATCGGCACCAAGGCCGCCGTCGACTACTTGGGAGCCACACTGGCACCGAGCACCGTCTACGTCACCACCGTCCCCGCTTTCGTTGACAACGTCCAGTCCGTGCTGGCAGCGACGGCCAACCCCGAGCACCCCGAAAATGTCCAGGTCACCCGTCCTTCCGATGCGCTCGAGGCCCAGAAGGCAGCGAACAACGCGTTCACCGCGCTGTTCCTCGGCCTCGGTGCGGTGGCACTCCTCGTGGGAGGCGTCGGCATCGCCAACGTCATGATCATGGGTGTGGTGGAGCGCCGAGCCGAAATCGGCCTGCGCCGGGCGCTCGGTGCGACGCGGGGCCACATTCGCGATCAGTTCCTCATCGAGTCGCTCATGCTCGCAGGCCTGGGGGGCGTCGCGGGAGTGGCGCTGGGTGCGCTCGCGACCTTTGTTTACGCGACCAGTCAAGGCTGGCAGACGGTGATCCCCCCGATCGCCATTGCGGGCGGCTTGGGAGGCGCGCTGGTCATTGGGGCCGTCGCGGGACTGTATCCGGCCATGCGCGCCGCCGCGCTTGCGCCTACCGAAGCCTTGAGGAGTTGAGATGACCAGGAAAGCAACATCGATGCGGACCTGGGCGCTCGTCGCGGCCGTCAGCATCGTCGCGCTGACGGGCTCGACGATGGCTTACGGCGCCTCGTCAAGCACGCAGGCAACCACGTCGAAGGTCACCAAGGGAGACCTTACGCAGACGCTGTCGTGGACGGGCAAACTCGCGTACGCAAACGCCGCATCGCTCGTCTACAAGAGCGGACAAGGCTCCGCCGGGACGCACTCCGCATCGACGGGCGGGTTGGCGTCGGCAACGGTAGCGGCCAAGGTCGCGAGTTTCAGCGTTGCCTTGGACGCCACGGCGTCGGCCAGCCCCTCGCCCTGCCCGTCGCCGAGTCCGTCGCCGAGTCCGTCGCCGAGTCCGTCGCCGAGCCCCTCGCCCAGCGCGTCGCCGAGTCCGTCGCCCAGCGCGTCGCCGAGCCCGTCGCCCAGCCCCTCGCCCTGCCCGTCGCCGAGCCCGTCGCCGAGCCCGTCGGCGGGTCCCTCGGCGGGTCCCTCGGCGAGCCCGTCGCACTCGCCCACCAGGAGCACCGGGTCGTTCGGGGGAACGGGGTCGTCCGGGAGCACGGGGTCCAGCGGCACCTCTGCCGCATCGACCACCCCGACGGTTGCAAGCGCCGGACTCGTGACCTGGCTCCCCACCGCAGGCTCCGTCGTCTCAAGCGGCGAGGTGCTCTACCGCGTGAATAACCAGCCGGTGGTCTTGCTCGAAGGCGCGGCGACCCTCTACCGCAATCTCACGGTCGGTGACACGGGGGACGATGTCCACGCGCTTGAGACGGCGCTCGCGGCTTTGGGATACGACACGAACATGACGGTCGATAACAACTTCACCTCGGTCACGGCCGCAAACCTCAAGGCGTTTCAGACCGCCATGGGCATTACTGCGACCGGCAGCCTCGACCTCACGACCGTCGTGATGCACGACGGTCCCGTGGTGGTGAGCACCCTGGTGGCCGCAGTGGGGGACTCGGCGCCGTCCGGTACCGAGATTCTGGTCATGGCGGATCAGGAACGCGACGTCACCGTCTCTCTCGACCCCGCTCAGCTCACGTCGATCGCGGTGGGTGACACCGTCAGCGTCAAGCTTCTGGATGGCAGCAGCGCCAATGCCACCGTCGCCTTCATCGCGGCGGCGCCGGCCTCCGACGGTACCTTTGCTCTCACGGCGCAGCTTGACCCGAGCGTCAAGGTGTCGGGGGACGACTTGACCGTCACGGTCTCCTACTCCCGTGTGCTCGCGAAGGGCGCGTTGCTCATCGACCCCTACGCGCTCGTTCTGCTCGAGGGAAACCGCACCGTGGTGCGGGTGGTGCGCGCCGGCGTCGTGAGTGATGTGGAGGTAGCGGTGATCGCCACGGCCGGTCGGAGCACGGCCGTTTCGAGCACAGACCTCAAAGAGGGCGACACTATTGAGGGATAAGACGCGGCAACGAGAGGTGTACTCGTGAGGATCCTGGTTGTTGAGGACCACGCGGTGCTTGCGCGCGAGGTCGCTACCGGTTTGCGCCGCGACGGCTTCGCCGTGGACATTGCCCGCGACGGCGAGGAGGCGATCGAGAAGACGGACGTCAACGATTACGACGTCGTGGTGCTCGATCGCGACTTGCCCAAGGTGCACGGCGATGAGGTATGCAGGCGCGTCGCGTCGCAACCGGACGGGCCCAGGATCATCATGCTCACCGCGGCGGGATCGCTCGGCGACATTGTCGACGGCCTGAATCTCGGCGCAGACGACTACCTCTCGAAGCCCTTCGCGATGGCCGAACTCATCGCCAGAGTCCGCACGCTTGCGCGGCGTTCCGGTCCGGCATCGCGTCCGGTCGTCACCGTCGGCGATGTGGAGATCCGTCACGACGAGCGCAGGGTCTCGCGCGCGGGAGAGCCAGTCGCGCTTTCGCCCAAGGAGTTTGGGGTTCTCGAGGTCCTCGCGGCCCGGCCGGGTGTCGTCGTCTCGGCGGAGACCCTCCTGGAGAAGGTGTGGGACGAGTACACCGATCCGCTGACTAACGCGGTCAGGGTGACCATGGTGACCTTGCGTCGCAAGCTTGGCGAGCCCAGCCCCATCATCACCGTCAAGGGTGTGGGCTACGCGCTACGCCTAGAGGGCGAGTCGACATGAAGATCACGATCAGGGTTCGACTGACCGCGCTCTTCGCCGCGCTCTTTCTCATTCTTGCCGCCGTACTCGTGGGGACCTCGTACGCGTTTGTTGCGCGCGCCACTACTCCCCAGGCCCAGGCAGAGGAGCGCGCGAGTGTCTTGCAGAAGGCGCTCGCCGATCAGGGGATCCAGGTCAACTTGCGGCCTTCAGATTGGCAATATCAGGGCGGGCCCGGAGTGCCTTCGCGAGACCCCGTGGCGCAGGCGCTACACGAGATCGAGAACCAGGCGCGCGCGAACGTTCTCGAAGATCTCCTGAAGCGTTCGGTCCTCGCCTTCGCGATCAGCGCCGTCATCGCCGTTGGGCTCGCCTAT from Demequina lutea includes:
- a CDS encoding GNAT family N-acetyltransferase, producing MWMDIRLATGEDAHRVASFLTELHETRHGIGSAGSLEIPQRLVAGLLADDEALTVFISESTGALQGVAAVRHAITDGACELFAIQANDSVRGRGVAQTLLRHLVENCASRGGDMLTTSVPSSDVRARGFLRRDGFIAAADELATASPVDDAVIMYALDVEAALARVTRPGEHAGPTDS
- a CDS encoding phosphotransferase, whose product is MISDATPPAEVPIDDALVAALLHSQFPDLAGLPLGSRHEGWDNVTIRLGDDLAVRLPRRKLGATLVVTEFEWLPKISAEWTFPIPRPVRIGEPEADYPWRWSVVTWLQGTVAYDAPLSADGARDLGQALAQVHVAAPRDAPRNPYRSIPLTSRAERLDLQLEVLVARFGDAVHPEVARAIFRDGALREPGPVTWAHLDIHGRNVITTGGRLSGLLDWGDAAAGDPAADLGQALTLVGDELFDDLARSYADAGGGAGGATFQGSLSAATVARIRAEGVAYATLLAGIDEDGHSAAGWKALAAWGVADAGVVLS
- a CDS encoding class I SAM-dependent methyltransferase, which gives rise to MSTDIPDRKRFNNTIKYQRELFAALPEGARTALDLGCGEGLAARTLAAAGLSVVGVDADAPSIDRARAQDTQGITYIVGDVLTTEIEPADVVYSGVMLHHIDLREGLERFRSLVAPGGVLLIVGTARNTWRDLPREFAASVIDKAFALVKGVWRHGSPEVWPPPHTYREVERAAAELLPGSEYKQQMLWRYTIRWDAPPAS
- a CDS encoding MalY/PatB family protein translates to MQLANPLTQVPYERLRERTSIKWQRYDADVLPLWVAEMDVDLADPIREALESAIRNGDTGYPGSTPFVESFVDFASARWSWPGLDAASVRPVSGVIPGYTDALLLAAGPGGTVVVTSPVYPPFYSYLREAGLTVVEALLTAEMRLDPETIDAALGAATAAGAPGVAVLLCNPHNPGGTLHTRTELETLSGVAARHGATVVSDEIHAPLVYPGGEFIPYASVDPTGMALHSASKAWNLAAFPGAVLVFGADASAKLDTFKAGAHHWPTHFGAIAQTAAYREGGPWLDAVMAGLDANRKLLGELLATHLPTVGYRIPEATYLAWLDCTALGLGDDPAAVFLERGRVALNSGPTFGTGGAGHVRLNIATRPDLLEEGVRRMASSIS
- a CDS encoding SRPBCC domain-containing protein — its product is MRREFSLPAESPAIIMREAILHSVERAWTVRFEALYVAQWWRPKGYINPIVEIDPIQGGHWRISQRDPEGNEFSFYGVFTEVVPLVRTVQSYTSELFPELPTVLTTEFHATPEGTVVVSTHMYPDDVTRTGALRLGVIERMSESSDRYEELLSQLRSP
- a CDS encoding ATP-grasp domain-containing protein, producing MSPRIAFVTSRELPHPDIDEQLLLPLVPGAALIAWEDETVDWASYDAAIVRSTWNYTDHLEDFLVWAERVDSLTRLINPLSVIRWNTDKRYLAQLERGGFAVVPTVYVAPGQVAPEAALAGRIVVKPTVGAGSKGATLIRDDADVALTHVAALHAAGKTAMIQPYLDKVDTLGETALVYVGGEFSHAARKAPILSRAMEWSTGLYADEEIVSATATADERSLADAIVAALPTLVEGGGDIAYARVDLLPTASGPVVLELELTEPSLFLSVDQAAPARAAAAFVAHVVGGAARS
- a CDS encoding peptidoglycan-binding protein; translation: MTDLIEAPVAGPTLQDVAALVGGQRTKVRRTAAIAAVIGLALGAGGVVAATQLGKSTPAQARTSVALQTVAAKSQDVNLYTEYAGTLGYGTAVGVVTRGSGVLTSVPAVGTDLKRGQVAFSIDEQPVALMYGDLPAWRTLSTASTPGPDILQLETNLAALGYGTNMTVDDTFTAVTAANLKAFETAIGESNPDGILDPGEVVFSQGPIRVDSVLTRGTTVSAGTSVVTAALLEHAQDTVTNDVVTTATTPTQAVTFTIPTTDQGTFKVGDSVQVVQADSSTAAGTVSTLSEIPRRNGSGPNASLVLDVTVAITTVPAGGLIEGPANVDVTNSVQKGLTMVPLRALVALEGGGFAVSVVGSTGASSYVAVQTGVFQDGWVQVTGKVSPGDKVQVPA
- a CDS encoding ABC transporter ATP-binding protein, with the protein product MTEVLELADVVKSYPGHPPVHALAGVSLTVHEGELVGIVGPSGSGKSTLLHIIGTLDRPSSGVVTIGGHVVSTMSDRRLSAARSSLIGFVFQQFHLIPSMTALDNVATGLLYTGANLTERRFKAFEALQRVGLAHRLTHLPSELSGGERQRVAIARALVNKPAIILADEPTGNLDTHTGEQIMGLFHDLNAQGATILVITHDRELAEGLPRQVHIRDGRLESDSAATVAA
- a CDS encoding ABC transporter permease; its protein translation is MSVVVVREEPAPAVDLGRSRVRLGDLAAVAASAMSSRRMRTLLSALGVTIGIASMVAVLGLSDSSRADLQTQIGKLGTNLLTIQAGSGFGAGDATLPDDVTTAIARIGPIENVTGVVTLTDPVLRNSEVNVDATGGVQAVAADLNLLATLNSSVADGVWLNAATSDYPAVVLGATAAQRLGVTTAADGQQILIGGKRFTVVGILNPFPLAADLDRSAIIGTKAAVDYLGATLAPSTVYVTTVPAFVDNVQSVLAATANPEHPENVQVTRPSDALEAQKAANNAFTALFLGLGAVALLVGGVGIANVMIMGVVERRAEIGLRRALGATRGHIRDQFLIESLMLAGLGGVAGVALGALATFVYATSQGWQTVIPPIAIAGGLGGALVIGAVAGLYPAMRAAALAPTEALRS
- a CDS encoding peptidoglycan-binding protein, translated to MTWLPTAGSVVSSGEVLYRVNNQPVVLLEGAATLYRNLTVGDTGDDVHALETALAALGYDTNMTVDNNFTSVTAANLKAFQTAMGITATGSLDLTTVVMHDGPVVVSTLVAAVGDSAPSGTEILVMADQERDVTVSLDPAQLTSIAVGDTVSVKLLDGSSANATVAFIAAAPASDGTFALTAQLDPSVKVSGDDLTVTVSYSRVLAKGALLIDPYALVLLEGNRTVVRVVRAGVVSDVEVAVIATAGRSTAVSSTDLKEGDTIEG